Proteins encoded within one genomic window of Streptomyces profundus:
- a CDS encoding ABC transporter permease has product MTVLKTSLRSFYAHKWRMVLSAMAIVLSVAFVCGTLVFSDTMNRTFERFFGSITSDVTVAAEQEEHAQATGREPAVSASLVDEVRSVDGVAWAEGTVAQGGITVVDAENESLDADSGAPTLGADWGPVMQRSMELLAGRAPAGPDEVLVDADTADRHGVAIGDPLTVVAATGSHPVTVSGLVEFQGSNPGVAYLLFEPSAARTALLGDADAVTSIHVDAAAGVGDAELRERIAGDLGAGYEINTRAENRDEAMKEVGFLDVLRYAMLGFAGIAVLVGIFLIVNTFSMLVAQRTREIGLMRAIGTSRRQVNRSVLIEALLLGVVGSAIGVGAGIGLAMLLMAAMSGMGVNIEGSELTVTATTPAVGLAVGVLATLIAAWLPARRASRVSPMAALREAGTPGDARAGRIRAAVGLLLTAAGGVALVAAASADEASDGGSLLALGLLLTLLGSVVVAPLLASLVVRVLNAIMLGIFGSVGRLAGRNARRNPRRTGATAGALMIGLALVSGLSVVGSSVVASASDQLDRTVGADFIADSFGQPFVEEAAEAVRGTPGLEHVTDYTGVWATVTTPDGTAEERELVAASPTYATDVRFETIEGELADGFQPGAIAVPEGLADEHGLSLGDALTVAFVEGGTTELTVAAITSEDTVIDQGAVYLGIDTAREQLGERMPLNLAMFAKAEEGQEAAAYAALQERLAPFPQYDVANQADYKQQLEDEIGSLLNLVYGLLALAIIVAILGVVNTLALSVVERTREIGLMRAIGLSRRQLRRMIRLESVVIAVFGALLGLGLGLAWGIAAQRVLESTGFRVLEIPWATMGAVFVGAAVVGLVAALLPAFRAGRMNVLRAIATD; this is encoded by the coding sequence GTGACCGTCCTCAAAACCTCACTCCGCAGCTTCTACGCGCACAAATGGCGCATGGTCCTCTCGGCCATGGCCATCGTCCTCTCCGTGGCCTTCGTCTGCGGAACCCTCGTGTTCAGCGACACGATGAACAGGACGTTCGAGCGGTTCTTCGGCTCGATCACCTCGGACGTGACCGTGGCGGCCGAGCAGGAGGAGCACGCGCAGGCGACCGGCCGGGAGCCGGCGGTGTCCGCCTCGCTGGTCGACGAGGTGCGGTCGGTGGACGGCGTGGCCTGGGCGGAGGGCACGGTGGCCCAGGGCGGGATCACCGTGGTGGACGCCGAGAACGAGAGCCTGGACGCCGACAGCGGCGCGCCCACCCTGGGCGCCGACTGGGGCCCGGTGATGCAACGTTCGATGGAGTTGCTCGCCGGCCGGGCGCCGGCGGGGCCCGACGAGGTGTTGGTGGACGCGGACACCGCGGACCGGCACGGGGTCGCGATCGGCGATCCGCTGACCGTGGTGGCGGCCACCGGCAGCCACCCGGTGACCGTCAGCGGGCTGGTCGAGTTCCAGGGCAGCAACCCCGGGGTCGCCTATCTGCTGTTCGAGCCGTCGGCGGCGCGCACGGCGCTGCTCGGCGACGCGGACGCGGTCACCTCGATCCATGTGGACGCGGCGGCCGGGGTGGGCGACGCGGAGTTGCGGGAGCGGATCGCCGGTGATCTCGGCGCCGGCTACGAGATCAACACCCGCGCGGAGAACCGCGACGAGGCCATGAAGGAGGTCGGCTTCCTGGACGTCCTGCGCTACGCGATGTTGGGCTTCGCCGGCATCGCCGTGCTGGTGGGGATCTTCCTGATCGTCAACACCTTCTCGATGCTGGTCGCCCAGCGCACCCGCGAGATCGGCCTGATGCGGGCCATCGGCACCAGCCGCCGGCAGGTCAACCGATCCGTGCTGATCGAGGCCCTGCTGCTCGGCGTCGTCGGTTCGGCGATCGGGGTGGGGGCCGGGATCGGTCTCGCCATGCTGCTGATGGCCGCCATGAGCGGGATGGGGGTGAATATCGAGGGCAGCGAGTTGACGGTGACCGCGACCACGCCGGCGGTGGGGCTGGCGGTCGGCGTGCTGGCCACGTTGATCGCGGCGTGGCTGCCGGCCAGGCGGGCCAGCCGGGTCTCGCCGATGGCCGCGCTGCGGGAGGCCGGCACGCCCGGCGACGCGCGCGCCGGCCGGATCCGCGCGGCGGTGGGACTGCTGTTGACGGCCGCCGGTGGCGTCGCCCTGGTGGCCGCGGCGAGCGCCGACGAGGCGTCGGACGGCGGCTCGCTGCTGGCGCTCGGGCTGCTGCTCACGCTGCTGGGCTCCGTGGTGGTGGCACCGCTGCTCGCCTCCCTGGTGGTGCGGGTGCTGAACGCGATCATGCTCGGGATCTTCGGCTCCGTCGGCCGGCTGGCCGGGCGCAACGCACGGCGCAACCCCCGGCGCACCGGCGCGACCGCCGGCGCGTTGATGATCGGCCTCGCGCTGGTCAGCGGACTCTCGGTGGTGGGCTCCTCGGTGGTCGCCTCGGCCTCCGACCAGTTGGACCGCACGGTCGGCGCGGACTTCATCGCGGACAGCTTCGGCCAGCCGTTCGTCGAGGAGGCCGCCGAGGCGGTGCGGGGAACCCCTGGGCTCGAACATGTCACCGACTACACCGGGGTGTGGGCGACGGTGACCACGCCGGACGGCACGGCCGAGGAGCGCGAGCTGGTCGCCGCGTCCCCCACCTACGCCACGGATGTGCGGTTCGAGACGATCGAGGGGGAGCTGGCCGACGGGTTCCAGCCCGGCGCGATCGCCGTGCCCGAGGGCCTCGCCGACGAGCACGGGCTCTCGCTGGGCGACGCCCTGACGGTGGCCTTCGTCGAAGGCGGCACGACCGAGCTGACCGTGGCGGCGATCACCTCCGAGGACACCGTGATCGACCAGGGCGCGGTCTATCTGGGCATCGACACCGCCCGGGAGCAGCTCGGGGAGCGGATGCCGCTGAACCTCGCGATGTTCGCCAAGGCGGAGGAGGGCCAGGAGGCGGCGGCCTACGCCGCGCTCCAGGAGCGGCTCGCGCCCTTCCCGCAGTACGACGTGGCCAACCAGGCCGACTACAAGCAGCAGTTGGAGGACGAGATCGGCTCGCTGCTCAACCTGGTGTACGGGCTGCTGGCGCTGGCGATCATCGTGGCCATCCTGGGCGTGGTGAACACCCTGGCGCTCTCGGTGGTGGAACGCACCAGGGAGATCGGCCTGATGCGGGCCATCGGTCTCTCCCGCCGCCAGCTGCGCCGGATGATCCGCCTGGAATCCGTGGTCATCGCTGTCTTCGGCGCGCTCCTCGGCCTCGGCCTCGGCCTCGCCTGGGGCATCGCGGCGCAGCGGGTGCTGGAGTCGACGGGCTTCAGGGTGCTGGAGATCCCGTGGGCGACGATGGGCGCCGTCTTCGTCGGCGCGGCGGTGGTCGGCCTGGTGGCCGCCCTCCTCCCCGCCTTCCGCGCCGGCCGGATGAACGTCCTGCGCGCCATCGCCACGGACTGA
- a CDS encoding ABC transporter ATP-binding protein — MTSAVVGPRIGNGGGTRTAVAARAAMVVKSYGAGETRVAALDGVSVDVERGVFTAIMGPSGSGKSTLMHCLAGLDTVTSGRIWVGDSEITGLKDKKLTQLRRDHIGFIFQAFNLLPTLNAIENITLPMDIAGRKPDREWLDRVVATVGLGERLKHRPNQLSGGQQQRVAVARALAARPDIIFGDEPTGNLDSRAGAEVLDFLRRSVDDLGQTIVMVTHDPVAAAYANRIIFLADGQVVDEMRDPTADRVLDRMRNFDGPNGQGRTS; from the coding sequence GTGACATCGGCGGTAGTGGGCCCGAGGATCGGGAACGGCGGAGGGACGCGAACGGCCGTGGCCGCGCGGGCCGCCATGGTGGTGAAGTCCTACGGAGCCGGCGAGACGCGGGTGGCGGCGTTGGACGGGGTGAGTGTGGATGTGGAGCGGGGGGTGTTCACGGCGATCATGGGTCCTTCGGGGTCCGGTAAGTCGACGTTGATGCACTGTCTGGCCGGGTTGGACACGGTGACCAGCGGCCGGATCTGGGTCGGGGACAGTGAGATCACCGGTCTGAAGGACAAGAAGCTGACCCAGTTGCGGCGGGACCACATCGGGTTCATCTTCCAGGCGTTCAACCTGCTGCCCACCCTGAACGCCATCGAGAACATCACGCTCCCGATGGACATAGCGGGCCGCAAGCCCGATCGCGAGTGGCTGGATCGTGTCGTCGCCACCGTCGGTCTGGGCGAGCGTCTCAAGCACCGTCCCAACCAGCTCTCCGGCGGACAGCAGCAGCGCGTGGCCGTCGCCCGCGCCCTGGCGGCCCGACCCGACATCATCTTCGGCGACGAGCCCACCGGAAACCTCGACTCCCGCGCCGGCGCCGAAGTCCTCGACTTCCTGCGCCGCTCCGTCGACGACCTCGGTCAGACCATCGTCATGGTCACCCACGACCCCGTCGCCGCCGCCTACGCCAACCGCATCATCTTCCTCGCCGACGGCCAGGTCGTCGACGAGATGCGCGACCCCACCGCCGACCGCGTCCTCGACCGCATGCGCAACTTCGACGGCCCCAACGGACAAGGACGCACCTCGTGA
- a CDS encoding ABC transporter ATP-binding protein, protein MSDALIEVDRLEKVFMVRRRAGRLRRTRSEVRAVDGISFEVPRGEMVGYIGPNGAGKSTTIKMLTGILTPSGGRLRVAGIDPARDRTALTRRIGVVFGQRTTLWWDLPLRDSYALVRRLYRVEAARFRRNLDRCVELLELGELLDVPVRQLSLGQRMRADIAAALLHDPEVLYLDEPTIGLDVVSKTKVRSFLRDLNKEEGMTVLLTTHDLTDIEQLCRRVMVIDHGRLMYDGALGGLREIGQSERTLVVDLAREAPPVAVAGARVVRVEGARQWLAFPAGASAAPLVSQVAAAYPLVDLSLREPDIEEVIARMYASGTAPEAGAGGGSGVG, encoded by the coding sequence ATGAGCGATGCGCTGATCGAGGTCGACCGGCTGGAGAAGGTCTTCATGGTGCGGCGACGGGCCGGGCGGCTGCGTCGGACGCGGAGCGAGGTCCGGGCCGTCGACGGGATCTCGTTCGAGGTGCCGCGTGGGGAGATGGTGGGCTATATCGGTCCGAACGGCGCCGGCAAGTCCACCACGATCAAGATGCTGACCGGCATTCTGACGCCCAGCGGCGGGCGGCTGCGGGTGGCGGGGATCGATCCGGCGCGGGATCGGACGGCGTTGACGCGGCGGATCGGCGTGGTGTTCGGGCAGCGCACCACGCTCTGGTGGGATCTGCCGCTGCGGGACTCCTACGCGCTGGTGCGCCGGCTGTACCGGGTGGAGGCGGCGCGGTTCCGGCGGAACCTGGACCGCTGTGTGGAGCTGCTGGAGCTGGGTGAGCTGCTCGATGTCCCGGTGCGGCAGCTGTCGTTGGGGCAGCGGATGCGCGCGGATATCGCGGCGGCGCTGCTGCACGATCCCGAGGTGCTGTATCTGGACGAGCCGACCATCGGGCTCGACGTGGTCAGCAAGACCAAGGTGCGTTCTTTTCTGCGCGATCTGAATAAGGAAGAGGGCATGACGGTATTGCTCACCACTCATGACCTGACCGATATCGAGCAGCTCTGTCGCCGCGTGATGGTGATCGACCATGGCCGGCTGATGTACGACGGGGCGCTCGGGGGGTTGCGGGAGATCGGGCAGAGCGAGCGGACGCTGGTGGTGGATCTGGCGCGGGAGGCGCCGCCGGTGGCGGTGGCGGGCGCCCGGGTGGTGCGGGTGGAGGGGGCGCGGCAGTGGCTGGCCTTCCCCGCCGGCGCGAGCGCCGCGCCGCTGGTCTCGCAGGTGGCGGCGGCCTATCCGCTGGTGGACCTCTCGCTGCGGGAGCCGGACATCGAGGAGGTCATCGCCCGGATGTACGCGTCGGGAACGGCGCCGGAGGCGGGGGCTGGCGGGGGCTCGGGGGTGGGGTAA
- a CDS encoding ABC transporter permease: MVEGLRAFGLVAWMWIRSSLTYRTSFVISTLANVAITFLDFVAVLLMFSHIETLGGFGLPEMALLYGSASLALGAADLLLGNMERVGTRIRDGSLDVLLVRPVSVFAQVAADRFELRRMGRVLQAVAVLAWALPRVDVDWSFGAVALLVVTLVSGAVIFGAIFTLGAAFQFWAQDATQVLNAFTYGGNTLLRYPPTIFGRELVRGVTFVVPLAFVNWLPVLRLVGQDDPLGLPGWVDFLSPLVACALCGLGALAWRSAVRSYRSTGS; this comes from the coding sequence GTGGTTGAGGGACTGCGGGCGTTCGGGTTGGTCGCCTGGATGTGGATCCGTTCGTCGTTGACCTATCGGACGTCGTTTGTGATCTCGACGCTCGCCAATGTGGCCATCACCTTTCTGGACTTTGTCGCTGTCCTGCTGATGTTCAGCCATATCGAGACGCTGGGCGGCTTCGGGCTCCCGGAGATGGCGCTGCTGTACGGCAGTGCCAGCCTGGCGCTGGGGGCGGCCGATCTTCTGCTGGGCAACATGGAGCGGGTCGGCACCCGGATCAGGGACGGTTCGCTCGATGTGCTGTTGGTGCGCCCGGTGTCGGTGTTCGCGCAGGTGGCGGCGGACCGGTTCGAGCTGCGGCGGATGGGGCGGGTGTTGCAGGCCGTCGCGGTGCTGGCGTGGGCGCTGCCCCGGGTGGACGTCGACTGGTCGTTCGGGGCCGTGGCGCTGCTGGTGGTGACGCTGGTCTCGGGGGCGGTGATCTTCGGGGCGATCTTCACCCTGGGGGCGGCGTTCCAGTTCTGGGCGCAGGACGCGACGCAGGTGCTGAACGCGTTCACATACGGCGGCAACACGCTGCTGCGGTATCCGCCGACGATCTTCGGCAGGGAGTTGGTGCGGGGGGTGACCTTCGTGGTGCCGCTGGCCTTTGTGAACTGGCTTCCGGTGCTGCGGCTGGTGGGTCAGGACGATCCGTTGGGGCTGCCCGGGTGGGTCGACTTCCTGTCGCCTCTGGTGGCGTGCGCGCTCTGCGGGCTGGGCGCGCTGGCGTGGCGCTCGGCGGTGCGGAGTTACCGGAGTACCGGGAGTTGA
- a CDS encoding ABC transporter permease, giving the protein MRRSALYLAVAGYGFRRYATYRIATAAGVFTNTVFGFILAYVFTALWSERPRLGGYDEAQALTFVWVGQALLASVALFGGGVEGELQERIRSGDVAIDLYRPADLQLWWLASDLGRAGFQLLGRGVVPLGVGALAFELALPADPVVWALFLVSVALALVVSFALRFLVGLSAFWLLDAAGIGAANTVLSTFFSGMLLPLTVFPGLFGEVVRWLPWAGMLQVPADVLLERRVGLGVLSGLLFQLAWALVVLLVGRWAQSVAMRRVVVQGG; this is encoded by the coding sequence ATGCGCCGGTCGGCGCTCTACCTGGCCGTCGCCGGATACGGGTTCCGGCGTTACGCCACCTATCGGATCGCCACCGCCGCCGGCGTCTTCACCAACACCGTGTTCGGCTTCATCCTCGCCTATGTCTTCACCGCCCTGTGGTCCGAGCGCCCTCGGTTGGGCGGCTACGACGAGGCGCAGGCCCTGACGTTCGTCTGGGTGGGGCAGGCCCTGCTGGCTTCGGTGGCGCTGTTCGGCGGTGGGGTGGAGGGGGAGTTGCAGGAGCGGATCAGGAGCGGGGACGTCGCGATCGACCTCTACCGTCCCGCCGATCTCCAGCTCTGGTGGCTGGCCTCGGACCTGGGGCGGGCCGGCTTCCAGCTGCTGGGGCGCGGGGTGGTGCCGTTGGGGGTGGGCGCGCTGGCGTTCGAGCTGGCGCTGCCGGCTGATCCGGTGGTGTGGGCGCTGTTCCTGGTGTCGGTGGCGCTGGCCCTGGTGGTCAGTTTCGCGCTGCGCTTTCTGGTGGGTCTTTCGGCGTTCTGGCTGCTGGACGCGGCCGGGATCGGTGCGGCGAACACGGTGCTGTCGACGTTCTTCTCGGGGATGTTGCTGCCGCTGACGGTCTTCCCCGGGCTGTTCGGCGAGGTGGTGCGGTGGTTGCCGTGGGCCGGGATGTTGCAGGTGCCCGCGGATGTGCTGTTGGAGCGGCGGGTCGGGCTCGGCGTGCTGTCCGGGCTGCTGTTCCAGCTGGCCTGGGCGTTGGTGGTGCTGCTGGTCGGCCGGTGGGCGCAGTCCGTGGCCATGCGTCGGGTGGTGGTTCAGGGTGGTTGA
- a CDS encoding GNAT family N-acetyltransferase has translation MAYRIRQSRREDWEQLRELRLAALRDAVAPMAFFEPYEEAEQLTRGDWERRASGGEVVTFVGETDDGRWVGMVKIDTGGVYAEVMGVYLAPEHRGTGLGAQLMRAAMDWAGDLDVRLRVHQHNARAARFYRNLGFRPTGSTSPDPRDASLYAYELVYRRPRSWRP, from the coding sequence ATGGCGTACCGCATTCGACAGAGCCGGCGTGAGGACTGGGAGCAGCTGCGGGAGTTGCGCCTGGCCGCGCTGCGGGACGCGGTGGCGCCCATGGCCTTCTTCGAGCCCTATGAGGAGGCCGAGCAACTCACCAGGGGTGACTGGGAACGACGGGCCTCGGGCGGTGAGGTCGTGACCTTCGTCGGCGAGACCGACGACGGCCGCTGGGTGGGCATGGTGAAGATCGACACCGGCGGTGTGTACGCCGAGGTGATGGGCGTCTATCTGGCGCCCGAGCATCGCGGTACCGGCCTGGGCGCGCAGCTCATGCGGGCCGCCATGGACTGGGCCGGCGACCTCGACGTGCGGCTGCGGGTGCATCAGCACAACGCCAGGGCCGCGCGGTTCTACCGGAATCTGGGGTTCCGCCCCACCGGCAGCACCTCGCCGGACCCTCGCGACGCGTCGTTGTACGCCTACGAGTTGGTCTACCGCCGCCCCCGGTCCTGGCGGCCCTAA
- a CDS encoding ATP-binding protein, translating into MPPRDPLNAITEAFTSLLFGRTESTRLPVRTSTGQAQAVYLPTAAPGLGDSGVIIGREVYSGKGYIYDPFQLYGQQLPAPHWLVLGESGNGKSALEKTYVLRQLRFRDRQVVVLDAQGEDGVGEWNLIAQELGITPIRLDPMAALDGDIRLNPLDPAITTTGQLALLRTIIEVALGRSLDERAGFALKVAHAYVNQTMVDRQPILTDIVERLRHPLPEAADVMNVALEDVRAWGLDVALVLDRLVDGDLRGMFDGPTTVGIDLDAPLIVFDLSHIDRNSIAMPILMAIVGIWLEHTWIRPDRRKRIFLVEEAWHIINSPSVAQLFQRLLKFGRRLGLSFVAVVHHLSDVVDGAAAKEAAAILKMASTRTVYAQKSDEARATGQVLGLPRWAVEIIPTLTPGMAVWDVNGNVQVVKHLVTEAERPLVFTDRAMTESSAALEAAAVVEADDPFEAETEARVMSFEKRQGVG; encoded by the coding sequence ATGCCGCCCCGCGACCCACTGAACGCCATCACCGAGGCGTTCACCAGCCTGCTCTTCGGCAGGACCGAAAGCACCCGGCTACCGGTACGCACCTCCACCGGACAGGCCCAGGCCGTCTATCTCCCCACCGCCGCCCCGGGTCTCGGCGACTCCGGCGTGATCATCGGCCGCGAGGTGTACTCGGGCAAGGGCTATATCTACGACCCCTTCCAGCTCTACGGCCAGCAGCTCCCGGCCCCGCACTGGCTGGTGCTCGGCGAGTCCGGCAACGGCAAGTCGGCCCTGGAGAAGACCTATGTGCTGCGTCAGCTCCGGTTCCGGGACCGGCAGGTGGTGGTCCTCGACGCGCAGGGCGAGGACGGCGTCGGCGAATGGAACCTCATCGCCCAGGAGTTGGGCATCACGCCCATCCGACTCGACCCGATGGCCGCCCTCGACGGCGACATCCGCCTCAACCCGCTCGACCCGGCGATCACTACCACCGGCCAACTCGCCCTGCTCCGCACCATCATCGAGGTGGCCCTCGGCCGCTCCCTCGACGAGCGCGCCGGCTTCGCCCTCAAGGTGGCCCACGCCTACGTCAACCAGACCATGGTGGACCGTCAGCCCATCCTGACCGACATCGTCGAGCGCCTCCGCCACCCGCTGCCGGAAGCGGCCGACGTGATGAACGTGGCCCTTGAGGACGTCCGGGCCTGGGGCCTCGACGTCGCCCTGGTGCTCGACCGGCTGGTCGACGGCGACCTGCGCGGCATGTTCGACGGCCCCACCACGGTCGGCATCGATCTGGACGCGCCGCTGATCGTCTTCGACCTCTCCCACATCGACCGCAACTCCATCGCCATGCCGATCCTGATGGCGATCGTCGGCATCTGGCTGGAGCACACCTGGATCAGGCCCGACCGCAGAAAGCGCATCTTCCTCGTCGAGGAGGCGTGGCACATCATCAACTCGCCCTCGGTCGCGCAGCTCTTCCAACGCCTGCTGAAGTTCGGCCGCCGGCTCGGCCTGTCCTTCGTCGCCGTGGTCCACCACCTCTCCGACGTGGTGGACGGCGCCGCCGCCAAGGAGGCCGCCGCCATCCTCAAGATGGCCTCCACCCGCACCGTCTACGCCCAGAAGTCCGACGAGGCCAGAGCCACGGGCCAGGTCCTCGGCCTCCCCCGCTGGGCCGTCGAGATCATCCCCACCCTCACCCCCGGGATGGCGGTCTGGGACGTCAACGGCAACGTCCAGGTCGTGAAGCACCTGGTCACCGAGGCGGAACGGCCGCTGGTCTTCACCGACCGGGCCATGACGGAGTCCTCCGCCGCGCTGGAGGCCGCAGCCGTCGTCGAGGCCGACGACCCCTTCGAAGCCGAGACGGAGGCCCGGGTGATGTCCTTCGAGAAACGCCAGGGCGTGGGGTAG
- a CDS encoding SCO6880 family protein, producing the protein MTAPPQTFTRRRTYLIGRARPQAIVGRNRETGEIALIVVGAFLGMMSGILIPALTARIVGLAGFPMLALAAVYVPYNGRTFYRWFEINRSFRRLLRRGATYRSAASEAGTLIDGREVAIGAPPGVGPVQWVAAPFGPDELAVLLHTDRRTITTAIEIEGPGVGLRDSEDQEALVERFGTLLKHVANGDGHVTRLQMLARTLPADPDAHANDVRERGDHGAPAWIQDSYDQLQSMVSTSSEQHRAYLVACMNHSRELSNEASTIAKASKAQRGQRRLSQDEALAIVMARELTDICARLTEADIRVRQPLGEARLASLIHSMYDPDHPIDHIQAMSKRNAWPAELDAREPTFLQAKTRESGTRDPWCHATAWVKEWPLTPVGVNFLAPLLVHTPDVIRTVAVCMDLEPTELAIERMLTEKTNDEAEASRAAKMNRTVDPRDVAAHSRVDQRGDDLASGAAGVNLVGYLTVSSPDPESLARDKRTIRASAGKSYLKLEWCDREHHRAFVNTLPFATGIRG; encoded by the coding sequence GTGACCGCCCCACCCCAGACGTTCACCCGTCGCCGCACCTACCTCATCGGCCGCGCCCGCCCACAGGCCATCGTCGGCCGCAACCGCGAGACCGGCGAGATCGCGCTGATCGTCGTGGGCGCGTTCCTCGGGATGATGAGCGGCATCCTCATCCCGGCCCTCACCGCCAGGATCGTCGGCCTGGCCGGCTTCCCCATGCTCGCCCTGGCGGCCGTCTACGTCCCCTACAACGGCCGCACTTTCTACAGGTGGTTCGAGATCAACCGCTCCTTCCGCCGCCTCCTGCGGCGTGGTGCCACATACCGTTCCGCCGCCTCCGAGGCGGGCACCCTCATCGACGGTCGCGAGGTCGCGATCGGCGCCCCGCCCGGCGTCGGCCCGGTCCAGTGGGTGGCCGCCCCGTTCGGCCCCGACGAGCTGGCCGTCCTGCTCCACACCGACCGCCGCACCATCACCACGGCCATCGAGATCGAGGGCCCCGGTGTCGGCCTCAGGGACAGCGAGGACCAGGAAGCCCTGGTCGAACGTTTCGGCACGCTGCTGAAGCATGTGGCCAACGGCGACGGCCATGTCACCCGGCTGCAGATGCTCGCACGCACCCTGCCCGCCGATCCGGACGCCCACGCCAACGACGTGCGGGAGCGCGGCGACCATGGGGCGCCTGCCTGGATCCAGGACTCCTACGACCAGTTGCAGTCCATGGTGTCCACCTCAAGCGAGCAGCACCGCGCCTACCTGGTCGCCTGCATGAACCACTCGCGGGAGCTGAGCAACGAGGCCAGCACCATCGCGAAGGCGTCCAAGGCGCAGCGCGGACAGCGCCGCCTCTCCCAGGACGAGGCGCTCGCGATCGTCATGGCGCGCGAACTGACCGACATCTGCGCCCGGTTGACCGAAGCCGACATCCGGGTGCGGCAGCCGCTCGGCGAAGCCAGGCTCGCCTCCCTGATCCACTCGATGTACGACCCCGACCATCCCATCGACCACATCCAGGCGATGTCCAAGCGCAACGCCTGGCCCGCCGAGTTGGACGCCCGCGAGCCCACCTTCCTCCAGGCGAAGACCCGCGAGTCCGGCACCCGCGATCCCTGGTGCCACGCCACGGCCTGGGTCAAGGAGTGGCCACTGACCCCCGTCGGCGTCAACTTCCTGGCCCCGCTGCTGGTCCACACCCCCGACGTGATCCGCACGGTCGCCGTCTGCATGGATCTGGAGCCGACCGAGCTGGCCATCGAGCGGATGCTCACCGAGAAGACCAACGACGAGGCCGAGGCCTCCCGCGCCGCCAAGATGAACCGCACGGTCGACCCCCGCGATGTCGCCGCGCACAGCCGCGTCGACCAGCGCGGCGACGATCTCGCCTCCGGCGCCGCCGGCGTCAACCTCGTCGGCTATCTGACGGTCTCCTCGCCCGATCCCGAGTCGCTGGCCCGCGACAAGCGGACCATCCGTGCCTCGGCCGGCAAGTCCTATCTGAAGCTGGAGTGGTGCGACCGCGAGCACCACCGCGCCTTCGTCAACACCCTGCCCTTCGCCACCGGCATCAGAGGGTGA
- a CDS encoding GNAT family N-acetyltransferase: MGGNGGAGVEIRAAGVAEVARVLEFWRTAAEGTSVSDDVAGVAGLVERDPEALLLAECGGELVGTVIAGFDGWRCHLYRLAVARAWRRRGVASALLAAAEARFAALGGRRADAMVLWRNESAHAAWSANGYGPEAHWQRWVKPLPR; encoded by the coding sequence ATGGGTGGGAACGGGGGAGCCGGGGTGGAGATCCGCGCGGCCGGGGTGGCTGAGGTGGCGCGGGTGTTGGAGTTCTGGCGGACGGCGGCCGAGGGCACCAGCGTCAGTGACGATGTGGCGGGGGTGGCCGGGCTGGTGGAACGGGATCCGGAGGCGTTGTTGCTGGCGGAGTGCGGCGGTGAGTTGGTGGGTACGGTGATCGCCGGGTTCGACGGGTGGCGCTGTCATCTCTATCGGTTGGCGGTGGCTCGGGCCTGGCGTCGGCGCGGGGTGGCTTCGGCGCTGTTGGCGGCGGCCGAGGCGCGGTTCGCCGCCCTGGGGGGTCGGCGGGCGGACGCGATGGTGCTGTGGCGGAACGAGTCGGCGCACGCCGCCTGGTCGGCCAACGGATACGGCCCGGAGGCCCATTGGCAGCGGTGGGTGAAGCCGCTGCCGCGCTGA
- a CDS encoding STAS domain-containing protein: protein MGDVVFVVRGPVRGADVPGLCDRLAAVVRASGARRVTVDATALGAGGPEAVGALARLRLTAKRLGCGLSFVGADERLVGLLGWLGLGQVVGEAEEGEEMGGVEEGVDARDPPR, encoded by the coding sequence ATGGGCGATGTGGTGTTCGTGGTGCGGGGACCCGTGCGTGGCGCGGATGTGCCCGGGCTGTGTGATCGGTTGGCGGCGGTGGTGCGGGCCAGTGGTGCGCGCCGGGTCACGGTGGATGCCACGGCTCTGGGCGCCGGCGGGCCCGAGGCGGTGGGCGCGCTGGCGCGGTTGCGGTTGACCGCGAAGCGCCTTGGCTGCGGGCTGAGCTTTGTCGGCGCTGACGAGCGGTTAGTCGGTCTCCTCGGTTGGCTCGGTCTGGGGCAGGTGGTCGGGGAGGCCGAAGAGGGGGAAGAGATGGGCGGTGTCGAGGAAGGCGTTGATGCCCGTGATCCGCCCCGCTGA